In the genome of Chryseobacterium oryzae, one region contains:
- a CDS encoding MFS transporter — translation MNNPSQKISVVEKIGYSLGDLAANLVFQTLVTYLAYFYTDIYGLKPETASVITLIVGLVAGFGFNPLIGALADRTRTKWGKFRPWILFSAVPLGAAALFAFSTPNFSYQGKIIYAAATYSILLLLYAANNLPYSALSGVITGDMGERNSISSYRFVAVMFAQFFVQVFMLPIILSAGKGDKAAGIEVVMTWLAIIGTIMLIITFLTTKERVIPKPEQESSLKDDLKDLSKNKPWLITLAVTALIFVTLAMKGGSYVYYFNNYVDENSLKNFISPITGFFSSIGMNFFGEDPRSAGFGLFNAGGIIMMIVGITFSKRFADKYGKRDTFMVSLFISTLFVLAFVFFPPKSVGLMFFSQILHGFFYGISTPLLWAMIADVADYSEWKNNRRATAIIFSAMMVGLKVGLSIGSSLVSSIIGHYGYISSEGVANVVQPETVATGAKMLVSVFPAIPFFIACALLLLYPINKKMEIQLEQELKERRQSEN, via the coding sequence ATGAATAATCCATCTCAAAAAATATCTGTAGTCGAAAAAATCGGTTATAGTTTGGGAGATTTGGCGGCCAACTTGGTGTTCCAGACTTTGGTAACTTATTTGGCCTACTTTTACACCGATATATACGGACTAAAGCCCGAAACCGCATCTGTTATTACCCTGATTGTAGGGTTGGTGGCAGGTTTTGGTTTCAATCCTCTGATTGGTGCTTTGGCAGACAGAACCAGAACCAAATGGGGGAAGTTCCGTCCCTGGATTTTGTTTTCTGCCGTTCCGCTTGGTGCAGCTGCGCTTTTTGCATTCAGTACTCCCAATTTTTCGTATCAGGGGAAAATCATTTATGCCGCTGCCACATACAGTATTTTGCTGTTGCTTTATGCTGCGAATAATTTGCCTTATTCTGCCTTAAGTGGCGTAATAACGGGTGATATGGGAGAACGGAATAGTATTTCGTCTTATCGTTTTGTAGCGGTGATGTTTGCACAGTTTTTTGTTCAGGTTTTTATGTTGCCGATTATTTTATCAGCAGGAAAAGGTGACAAAGCTGCCGGAATCGAAGTGGTTATGACGTGGCTTGCCATCATCGGGACGATTATGTTGATTATCACTTTTTTAACAACCAAGGAGCGGGTAATCCCCAAACCGGAACAAGAATCTAGCCTGAAAGACGACCTGAAAGACCTTAGCAAAAATAAACCATGGCTGATTACATTAGCGGTAACAGCACTTATTTTCGTTACGCTGGCGATGAAGGGCGGTTCTTACGTTTATTATTTTAATAATTATGTGGATGAAAATTCGCTCAAGAATTTCATTTCGCCTATTACCGGATTTTTCAGTTCCATCGGGATGAATTTCTTTGGCGAAGATCCACGTTCCGCAGGTTTCGGATTATTTAATGCGGGTGGCATTATTATGATGATTGTCGGCATCACATTTTCGAAACGATTTGCAGATAAATATGGCAAAAGAGACACTTTTATGGTATCGTTGTTTATTTCGACTTTGTTTGTTCTGGCATTTGTATTTTTCCCTCCAAAATCTGTCGGTTTGATGTTCTTTTCCCAAATTTTGCACGGCTTTTTCTATGGCATCAGCACACCATTGCTTTGGGCGATGATTGCCGATGTCGCCGACTATTCTGAATGGAAAAACAACCGCCGCGCCACAGCAATTATTTTCTCGGCGATGATGGTTGGTTTAAAAGTGGGTCTCAGCATTGGTAGCTCTTTGGTTTCTTCTATTATTGGGCATTACGGCTACATTTCTTCTGAAGGTGTGGCAAATGTCGTTCAGCCAGAAACGGTTGCAACCGGTGCCAAGATGCTGGTAAGCGTTTTCCCGGCAATACCGTTTTTTATCGCTTGCGCATTGCTGTTGTTGTATCCCATCAACAAAAAAATGGAAATACAATTGGAGCAGGAGCTCAAAGAAAGAAGACAATCTGAGAATTAA
- a CDS encoding alpha-glucuronidase → MNYLSIQHFRRYILCFLIIPLMAFAEDGSQLWLRYPFNSKTRNIVNSNSKSPTIEIAKKELNQHWTGQAVDLKIDKLPANFKDGYKIISTPKKISILAKTDLGLLYGSYHLLNMQQQKTSFSNLKLEEKPSYDVRILNHWDNLDGTIERGYAGHSLWKWEDLPNKISPRYEEYARANASIGINATVLNNVNASPNMLREDYLKKVKILADIFRPYGIKVYLSVNFSSPKVLGKTENSDPLNQDVQKWWKDKAAEIYKLIPDFGGFLVKANSEGQPGPQDYGRTHADGANMLADVLKPYGGIVMWRAFVYSPSKEDRAKQAYLEFVPLDGKFRDNVIIQIKNGPIDFQPREAFNPLFGALRKTSEMVEFQITQEYLGFSNHLVYLAPLFKETLDSDTYSDGQGSTIAKITDGTLRPAKLTAISAVANIGEDKNWTGHHFAQANWYAFGRLSWNHDLSSEQIADEWLKMTFSDNKKFVNPVKNMMLSSRETAVDYMMPLGLHHIFASGHHYGPEPWGDYKGGRPDWSPVYYHQANAEGIGFDRTKTGSNAISDYFPPLNEIYGNIKTTPENLILWFHHVPWDYKMKDGKTLWDELCYKYDSGVLGVRGYQKTWENIKPYVDAQRFSEVQEKLKIQAKDAVWWKDACLLYFQTFSKRPIPSDIEKPVHELEDLKKIKLDMGHHN, encoded by the coding sequence ATGAATTATTTATCAATACAACATTTTCGAAGATATATTTTATGCTTTCTAATCATTCCGTTAATGGCTTTTGCTGAAGACGGAAGCCAGCTGTGGCTGAGATATCCTTTCAATTCCAAAACCAGAAATATTGTTAACTCAAACAGTAAAAGTCCGACTATTGAAATCGCAAAAAAAGAACTGAATCAGCATTGGACAGGGCAAGCTGTGGATTTGAAGATTGATAAACTTCCGGCAAATTTTAAAGACGGATACAAAATCATTTCTACTCCAAAGAAAATCAGCATTTTGGCAAAAACAGATTTGGGATTGTTGTACGGGAGCTACCATTTGCTAAATATGCAACAGCAGAAAACCAGTTTTTCTAATCTTAAGCTCGAAGAAAAACCTTCTTATGATGTAAGAATCCTGAATCATTGGGATAATCTGGATGGAACGATTGAGCGTGGCTATGCGGGACATTCGTTGTGGAAATGGGAAGATTTGCCAAATAAAATTTCGCCAAGATACGAAGAATATGCACGCGCCAATGCATCCATCGGAATCAATGCAACGGTACTGAATAACGTTAATGCGTCCCCGAATATGCTTCGGGAAGATTACCTTAAAAAAGTCAAAATTTTAGCAGATATTTTCAGACCTTATGGCATCAAAGTGTATCTTTCGGTCAATTTCTCATCACCAAAAGTTTTAGGAAAAACCGAAAATTCTGATCCACTGAACCAAGATGTCCAAAAGTGGTGGAAAGACAAAGCTGCCGAAATTTACAAACTGATTCCGGATTTTGGCGGATTTTTAGTCAAGGCCAATTCAGAAGGTCAGCCCGGGCCGCAGGATTATGGAAGAACCCACGCTGATGGCGCTAATATGCTTGCCGATGTTCTGAAGCCTTATGGCGGAATCGTGATGTGGAGGGCATTTGTGTACAGTCCGAGTAAAGAAGACCGTGCGAAACAGGCGTATCTGGAATTTGTTCCTCTGGATGGGAAATTCAGAGATAACGTCATTATTCAGATCAAAAACGGACCGATAGATTTTCAGCCAAGAGAAGCCTTTAATCCACTTTTCGGAGCATTGAGAAAAACGTCTGAAATGGTGGAGTTTCAAATCACTCAGGAGTATTTGGGTTTCTCCAATCATTTGGTTTATCTCGCACCTTTATTCAAAGAAACCTTGGATAGCGATACCTATTCGGATGGGCAAGGTTCTACGATTGCAAAAATTACGGATGGCACATTGCGTCCGGCAAAACTCACAGCAATTTCTGCTGTTGCCAACATCGGCGAGGATAAAAACTGGACGGGTCACCATTTTGCACAAGCCAATTGGTATGCATTTGGGCGGTTGTCGTGGAATCACGATTTGTCATCGGAACAGATTGCAGATGAGTGGCTTAAAATGACCTTTAGCGATAACAAAAAATTTGTGAATCCTGTAAAAAATATGATGCTCAGTTCTCGGGAAACAGCGGTAGATTATATGATGCCGCTTGGTCTTCATCATATTTTTGCAAGTGGTCATCATTACGGGCCAGAACCTTGGGGCGATTACAAAGGCGGAAGACCCGATTGGTCGCCGGTGTATTATCATCAGGCGAATGCAGAAGGAATTGGCTTCGATAGAACCAAAACCGGCAGCAATGCGATTTCTGATTATTTTCCGCCACTTAATGAGATTTACGGTAATATCAAAACCACGCCGGAAAACCTGATTCTCTGGTTTCATCATGTGCCGTGGGATTATAAAATGAAAGATGGAAAAACACTTTGGGACGAGCTATGTTACAAATACGATTCGGGCGTTCTGGGTGTTAGAGGCTACCAGAAAACCTGGGAGAATATCAAACCTTATGTTGATGCGCAAAGATTCTCTGAGGTTCAGGAAAAATTAAAAATTCAGGCAAAAGATGCCGTTTGGTGGAAAGATGCATGCCTGCTATATTTTCAGACATTTTCCAAAAGACCAATTCCGTCTGATATCGAAAAGCCTGTTCATGAGCTTGAAGATTTGAAGAAAATCAAACTCGATATGGGACATCATAATTAA
- a CDS encoding sialate O-acetylesterase: protein MNHKNITRILTLLVCTFISLLFEAKITLPNLVSDGMVLQRNQKLNIWGKADAGERVEVKFLNKNYKTVADQQGNWKISLPEQKAGGPYTMTINEISLKDIMIGDVWLASGQSNMELPMRRLTPLYSNEIKNANNQNVRFFTVPQKYNFKSPQTELDGGKWEATNPQTILNFSGVAYFFAKEISEKNKVAVGIIHSSLGGSPIQAWMDEKSLKKYPEYLDEAKKWQSDELIKTTESNEQAAGKAWYSELDQRDLGLNQHWENFDLDDSAWKTMTIPGSWEDKEGAFDGSVWFRKEIVLTKNQAKKPAFLNLGRIKDADVTYINGVKVGNVTYEYPPRWYDVPAGILKEGKNVIAVRISNGGGRGEFIKDKPYYLEVDGQKIDLKSEWKYKIGAKMEKMAPGTTFIRWKPTGLYNAMINPLINYSIKGALWYQGESNTGKPSEYRDLLTTMITDWRSKWNQKEMPFLIVQLANFMEAKSQPIESNWAEFRNQQRLVSLDVPKTGLAVTIDLGEWNDIHPLNKKSVGDRLALQALKIAYGQNILADGPVYQSMKTEGDKVVLTFKSGTDNFAKVGALTGFSIKNSDGKWSWAKAKTNGKNIVVWSDAVSHPTAVRYDWADNPDGNLKNTAGLPALPFTTEK from the coding sequence ATGAATCATAAAAACATAACCAGAATCCTGACTTTATTGGTCTGTACATTCATCAGCCTGCTTTTCGAGGCAAAAATTACGCTTCCCAATTTGGTTTCAGACGGGATGGTTTTGCAACGCAACCAAAAACTCAACATTTGGGGCAAAGCCGATGCCGGAGAAAGGGTAGAAGTAAAATTTCTCAACAAAAACTACAAAACGGTAGCAGACCAGCAAGGAAACTGGAAAATCTCACTTCCCGAGCAAAAAGCAGGTGGTCCTTACACAATGACCATTAACGAAATCTCGCTGAAAGACATTATGATTGGTGATGTCTGGCTCGCTTCCGGACAATCGAATATGGAATTGCCGATGCGTCGGTTGACTCCCTTATACAGCAACGAAATAAAGAATGCTAATAATCAAAACGTCAGATTTTTCACGGTTCCTCAAAAATATAATTTTAAGTCACCACAAACAGAACTAGATGGCGGAAAATGGGAAGCTACCAATCCTCAAACCATTCTTAATTTTTCTGGCGTGGCGTATTTTTTTGCTAAAGAAATAAGCGAAAAAAATAAAGTAGCGGTGGGCATCATTCATTCTAGTTTGGGCGGTTCTCCGATCCAGGCTTGGATGGACGAAAAATCGCTTAAAAAGTATCCCGAATATCTGGATGAAGCCAAAAAATGGCAGAGCGATGAGTTGATAAAAACCACAGAATCTAATGAACAAGCCGCAGGTAAAGCCTGGTATTCTGAGCTTGACCAACGCGATTTAGGACTCAACCAACATTGGGAGAATTTTGATTTGGATGATTCCGCTTGGAAAACAATGACAATCCCTGGTTCTTGGGAAGATAAAGAAGGTGCTTTTGATGGTTCTGTCTGGTTCAGAAAAGAAATTGTTTTAACTAAAAATCAGGCAAAAAAACCTGCATTTTTGAATCTTGGGAGAATCAAAGATGCCGATGTAACCTACATCAATGGTGTGAAAGTGGGCAACGTAACCTACGAGTATCCGCCGCGTTGGTATGATGTTCCTGCGGGGATTCTTAAAGAAGGCAAAAATGTTATTGCTGTTAGGATTTCTAATGGTGGTGGCAGAGGAGAATTTATCAAAGATAAGCCGTATTACCTCGAAGTTGACGGTCAAAAAATCGATTTAAAATCCGAATGGAAATATAAAATCGGTGCTAAAATGGAAAAAATGGCGCCGGGAACAACCTTCATCCGTTGGAAACCAACCGGTTTGTACAATGCGATGATTAATCCTTTAATTAATTACAGCATCAAAGGTGCACTTTGGTATCAGGGCGAAAGTAATACCGGAAAACCTTCTGAATATCGCGATTTGCTTACCACGATGATTACCGATTGGAGAAGCAAATGGAATCAGAAAGAGATGCCGTTTTTAATCGTTCAGTTGGCTAATTTTATGGAAGCAAAATCTCAACCGATTGAAAGCAACTGGGCAGAATTCAGAAATCAGCAGCGTTTGGTTTCGCTGGATGTTCCAAAAACCGGATTGGCCGTTACTATTGATCTGGGCGAATGGAATGATATCCATCCTCTCAACAAAAAATCAGTAGGTGACCGTTTGGCTTTGCAGGCTTTGAAAATTGCTTATGGACAAAATATTTTGGCGGACGGACCGGTTTATCAATCCATGAAAACGGAAGGCGATAAAGTGGTACTCACCTTCAAATCAGGAACTGATAATTTTGCAAAAGTTGGAGCGCTGACAGGCTTCAGTATCAAAAATTCTGACGGCAAATGGTCTTGGGCAAAAGCCAAAACAAACGGAAAAAACATAGTAGTTTGGAGTGATGCTGTATCTCACCCAACTGCTGTACGATACGATTGGGCAGATAATCCGGATGGAAACCTGAAAAATACAGCAGGACTTCCGGCATTACCTTTCACCACAGAGAAATAA
- a CDS encoding glycoside hydrolase family 43 protein — protein MNKSKYLFPQDYMADPSVHVFEDKLYIYPSHDWESGIEENDNGDHFDMNDYHVFSLDDVENGEITDHGVVLSVKDIPWSGRQLWDCDVAHKNGKYYMYFPLKDRNDIFRIGVAVSDKPYGPFVPEKHPMLGSYSIDPCLFEDDGKHYMYFGGIWGGQLQRYRNNKALECALLPQDNEPAIASKIVALSDDMLEFGEEPKDVVILDENGNPLLHGDKHRFFEASWMHKYNGKYYFSYSTGDTHLICYATGDNPYGPFTFQGEILTPVVGWTTHHSIVEYKGKWYLFFHDCVPSEGKTWLRSMKVVELEYDENGKIKMIEGLDSH, from the coding sequence ATGAACAAATCAAAATACCTCTTCCCGCAAGATTATATGGCAGATCCTTCGGTACATGTTTTCGAAGACAAATTATACATCTATCCGTCTCACGATTGGGAAAGTGGCATCGAAGAAAATGATAACGGCGATCATTTTGACATGAATGACTATCATGTTTTCTCTTTGGATGATGTAGAAAACGGCGAAATAACAGACCATGGTGTGGTGCTTTCGGTAAAAGATATTCCTTGGTCGGGCAGACAGTTGTGGGACTGTGATGTGGCTCATAAAAACGGCAAATATTATATGTATTTCCCACTAAAAGACCGAAATGACATTTTCAGAATCGGGGTTGCGGTAAGCGATAAACCTTACGGACCATTTGTTCCGGAAAAACATCCGATGTTGGGAAGCTATAGTATAGACCCTTGTCTTTTCGAAGATGATGGCAAGCATTATATGTATTTTGGCGGAATCTGGGGCGGACAATTACAACGCTACCGCAATAACAAAGCTTTAGAATGTGCCTTATTGCCACAAGATAACGAGCCTGCAATTGCTTCTAAAATTGTGGCTTTGAGTGATGATATGCTGGAGTTTGGCGAAGAACCAAAAGATGTTGTAATTCTCGACGAAAACGGAAATCCTTTGCTTCATGGTGACAAACACCGCTTTTTCGAAGCCTCGTGGATGCACAAATACAACGGGAAATATTACTTCTCATATTCCACAGGAGACACCCATCTGATTTGCTATGCAACGGGCGATAATCCTTATGGACCTTTTACTTTTCAGGGTGAAATCCTAACGCCGGTTGTTGGCTGGACCACGCATCACAGCATTGTAGAATATAAAGGGAAATGGTATCTCTTCTTCCACGATTGTGTACCAAGTGAAGGTAAAACCTGGCTTAGAAGTATGAAAGTGGTTGAGTTGGAGTATGATGAAAATGGCAAAATCAAAATGATTGAAGGTTTAGATAGCCATTAA
- a CDS encoding endo-1,4-beta-xylanase produces the protein MKKIIALLGILSLSVSCKTAHSVSSKDSLKDAYKNQFYIGTAMDLPQIHGTDIKSDDIIKKQFSSIVAENCMKSMFIQPQEGKFFFDDADKFVEFGEKNKMFIIGHTLIWHSQLPKWFFVDNNGKDVSPEVLKQRMKSHINTLVTRYKGRVKGWDVVNEAIMEDGTYRKSKFYEILGEEFIPLAFQYAQEADPNAELYYNDYNEWYPEKVKTVIKIVNNLKSRGIRIDGVGMQTHVGLDTPKLEEYEKAIVDYASSGVKVNVTEMEISPLPSPWGTSANVADTVEYQAKMNPYTKGLPADVEKEWENRYLDFFKLFIKHQEKIRRVTLWGVTDNQSWKNDFPVKGRTDYPLLFDRNFQTKPVVEKIIELTKGK, from the coding sequence ATGAAAAAAATAATCGCTTTATTAGGAATTTTAAGCCTTTCGGTCTCGTGCAAAACAGCTCACTCCGTATCGAGCAAAGATTCTCTGAAAGATGCTTACAAAAACCAATTCTATATTGGGACAGCAATGGATTTGCCTCAGATCCATGGTACCGATATAAAATCAGATGATATTATCAAAAAACAATTCAGTTCCATCGTGGCAGAAAACTGTATGAAATCGATGTTCATCCAGCCGCAGGAAGGGAAGTTCTTTTTCGATGATGCCGATAAATTCGTGGAATTCGGGGAAAAAAACAAAATGTTTATCATCGGTCACACCTTGATCTGGCATTCGCAATTACCAAAATGGTTTTTTGTGGACAACAATGGTAAAGACGTTTCTCCGGAAGTTCTGAAACAACGGATGAAAAGCCATATCAATACGCTTGTAACCCGATACAAAGGTCGGGTAAAAGGTTGGGATGTCGTCAACGAAGCCATTATGGAAGACGGAACTTACAGAAAAAGTAAGTTTTACGAAATCTTGGGCGAAGAATTTATTCCGCTTGCCTTTCAATATGCACAAGAAGCTGATCCCAACGCCGAATTATACTACAACGATTACAACGAATGGTATCCAGAAAAAGTAAAGACGGTCATCAAAATCGTCAACAATCTAAAATCCAGAGGAATCCGTATTGATGGCGTTGGGATGCAGACGCACGTTGGATTAGACACTCCAAAACTAGAAGAATACGAAAAAGCCATCGTAGATTATGCATCGTCAGGCGTAAAAGTAAACGTTACCGAAATGGAAATCAGCCCGTTGCCATCTCCTTGGGGGACATCTGCTAACGTAGCCGATACTGTAGAATATCAGGCTAAAATGAATCCCTATACCAAAGGTTTGCCCGCAGATGTTGAAAAAGAATGGGAAAACCGTTATCTGGATTTCTTTAAGCTATTTATCAAACATCAGGAAAAAATAAGACGCGTAACACTTTGGGGCGTAACAGATAATCAATCGTGGAAAAATGACTTTCCGGTAAAAGGCAGAACCGATTATCCGCTCCTTTTCGACAGAAATTTCCAAACCAAGCCTGTTGTGGAGAAAATCATTGAATTAACTAAAGGCAAATAA
- a CDS encoding AraC family transcriptional regulator, protein MKHHNPAFEAINPNIGSSFTSLKFQTNENIKSHFWHYHPEIELILVKGGSGKRQIGSSITYFKDGDLVLIGSNLPHCGLTNENTNNEHEIVIQFKPNFLGDKIWEVQEMAKIAAMLEKSKSGMVFGDEIKKAIGSKISQMHELQSVNKLLKFFEILHDLSVSEDYRILNAGKYYLQTHVEDNERINRIFNYVKDHFKEQITLEEIAELANMKVPSFCRYFKKITNKTFTQFVNEYRITHSLKLLAEKPMSITEVCFESGFNNFSYFNKTFKEYIKKSPSQYRKEFNFLIV, encoded by the coding sequence ATGAAGCATCATAATCCTGCCTTTGAAGCAATAAATCCCAATATTGGAAGCAGTTTTACTTCGCTGAAGTTTCAAACCAATGAGAATATTAAATCTCATTTTTGGCATTATCATCCTGAGATTGAGTTAATACTGGTAAAAGGAGGTTCTGGAAAAAGACAAATAGGAAGCAGTATTACTTACTTTAAAGATGGGGATCTCGTTTTAATCGGGAGTAATTTGCCCCACTGCGGATTAACCAACGAAAATACCAATAACGAACATGAGATTGTAATTCAGTTCAAACCAAATTTTTTGGGTGATAAAATTTGGGAGGTTCAGGAAATGGCAAAGATTGCGGCAATGCTGGAAAAATCCAAAAGCGGAATGGTGTTTGGTGATGAGATAAAAAAAGCCATAGGCAGTAAAATTTCTCAGATGCATGAACTACAAAGTGTAAATAAACTTTTAAAATTCTTTGAAATTCTTCATGATCTTTCTGTTTCTGAAGATTACAGAATTCTGAATGCGGGTAAATATTACCTTCAGACTCATGTGGAAGATAATGAAAGAATAAACCGTATTTTCAATTACGTTAAAGATCATTTTAAAGAACAGATTACTTTGGAAGAAATTGCAGAACTTGCAAATATGAAAGTTCCTTCTTTTTGTCGGTACTTCAAGAAAATAACAAATAAAACCTTCACTCAGTTTGTTAATGAATACCGCATTACCCATTCTTTGAAGCTTCTTGCAGAAAAACCAATGAGTATTACAGAAGTATGTTTTGAGAGTGGTTTCAACAATTTCAGCTATTTTAATAAAACTTTTAAAGAGTATATTAAAAAAAGTCCGTCTCAGTACAGAAAAGAATTTAATTTTCTGATTGTATAA
- a CDS encoding glycoside hydrolase family 127 protein, which produces MIKKSLIIFLGFGTLAFGQVTKIVSYFPLNKVVLSESIFSKAMQTDKSYMMSMDADRLLAPYLKEAGLNPKKQNYPNWENTGLDGHIGGHYLSALALMYASTGDQKIRQRLDYMVDELERCQEASGNGYLSGVPNGKKIWKEIAEGDIRAATFGLNDRWVPLYNIHKIYAGLRDAYWYADNAKAKKMLVRLADWMVQEVSQLSDAQIQDMLRSEHGGLNEVFADVYDITKNQKYLTLAKRFSHLAILNPLLIHEDKLTGIHANTQIPKVIGFKRIADLEHNKEWSSAADFFWNNVTQKRSAIIGGNSVSEHFNPTNDFSGMIKSIEGPETCNTYNMLKLTKELFATNPKSSYLDFYEKALYNHILSTQNPEKGGFVYFTPMRPGHYRVYSQPETSFWCCVGSGLENHAKYGEMIYAHTDNDLYVNLFIPSVLKWSEKKTVLRQENNFPESASTKLIFDVVSKSKINLKIRIPDWCDKNQIVILVNGKKSNFIIDSHGYANLDRPWKKGDVVEIKLPMHLSAEQLPDHSDYYAFKYGPVVLAATYGKQNQDGLFADDSRGGHIAHGPQIPLNEIPTILGNSDAVLAHLKPNNANDLSFKLDGLYPQNKFGDGLELVPFYKIHEERYIIYFPQATEDKIQIIQNQKAKEEEQIRKLERITADKIQLGEQQPESDHFFDSKDSNTGYMEDRHFREAKSWFSYQMKNKNKNAKYLYITYFDTNNRTLNAEINGSKVYSKDFDGKMGISPQFLLIPIPDSEKNKEILNVRFSSKEKSLTPKIIEIRLLTNEPQ; this is translated from the coding sequence ATGATTAAAAAATCACTGATAATATTCTTAGGATTTGGGACACTTGCTTTTGGTCAGGTGACCAAAATTGTCAGTTATTTTCCGCTCAATAAGGTGGTTTTATCAGAAAGTATTTTCAGCAAAGCAATGCAGACAGACAAGAGCTATATGATGTCGATGGATGCAGACCGTTTGCTGGCGCCTTATCTCAAAGAAGCGGGTCTCAATCCTAAAAAACAGAATTACCCGAATTGGGAAAATACAGGATTAGACGGGCACATCGGCGGTCATTATCTTTCAGCATTGGCGTTGATGTACGCTTCCACAGGCGATCAAAAAATAAGACAGCGCCTGGATTATATGGTGGACGAATTAGAACGCTGTCAGGAGGCTTCCGGAAATGGCTATCTCTCTGGCGTGCCGAATGGCAAAAAAATCTGGAAAGAAATAGCCGAAGGCGATATTCGTGCAGCCACTTTCGGTCTTAATGACCGTTGGGTTCCGTTATACAATATTCATAAAATCTATGCTGGCTTGCGCGATGCTTATTGGTATGCAGACAATGCGAAAGCAAAAAAAATGCTCGTTAGACTTGCAGATTGGATGGTGCAAGAAGTCTCTCAGCTTTCTGATGCTCAGATTCAGGATATGTTGCGCAGTGAGCACGGCGGACTGAACGAGGTTTTTGCGGATGTGTACGATATTACAAAAAATCAAAAATATCTAACTCTCGCCAAGCGTTTTTCTCATTTGGCGATTCTTAACCCATTGCTGATTCATGAGGACAAACTCACCGGCATCCACGCTAATACACAGATTCCGAAAGTTATAGGATTCAAAAGGATTGCAGATTTAGAACATAACAAAGAATGGAGCAGTGCGGCAGATTTTTTCTGGAATAATGTTACCCAAAAACGTTCAGCCATTATCGGCGGCAACAGTGTGAGCGAGCATTTTAACCCAACCAACGATTTCAGCGGAATGATAAAAAGTATAGAAGGCCCAGAAACCTGCAATACCTACAATATGCTGAAGCTGACCAAAGAACTTTTTGCTACCAATCCAAAATCAAGTTATTTAGATTTTTACGAAAAAGCTTTGTACAACCATATTTTATCCACTCAAAATCCCGAAAAAGGTGGTTTTGTCTATTTTACGCCGATGCGCCCCGGCCATTACAGAGTATATTCTCAGCCAGAAACCAGTTTTTGGTGTTGCGTGGGTTCGGGTTTAGAAAATCACGCCAAATATGGTGAGATGATTTATGCCCATACGGATAACGATTTGTACGTCAATCTGTTCATTCCATCTGTTTTAAAATGGTCAGAGAAAAAAACAGTGCTGAGGCAAGAAAATAATTTTCCCGAATCGGCTTCTACAAAACTAATATTTGATGTCGTTTCAAAATCAAAAATCAATTTGAAAATCCGTATCCCTGATTGGTGCGACAAAAACCAAATTGTTATCTTGGTGAATGGCAAAAAATCTAATTTTATTATTGACAGTCATGGTTATGCTAATCTCGACAGACCATGGAAAAAAGGCGATGTTGTAGAAATAAAACTGCCAATGCACCTTTCTGCGGAGCAGCTTCCGGATCATTCCGATTATTATGCCTTCAAATACGGCCCTGTTGTTTTAGCAGCAACTTACGGAAAACAAAATCAGGACGGGCTTTTTGCTGATGACAGCCGAGGCGGTCATATTGCCCACGGACCACAGATTCCGCTGAATGAGATCCCGACTATTTTGGGCAATTCGGATGCTGTTTTGGCTCATTTAAAGCCTAATAATGCCAATGATCTGAGTTTTAAACTCGATGGTTTGTATCCTCAGAACAAATTCGGAGACGGGTTAGAGCTTGTTCCGTTTTATAAAATCCACGAAGAGCGTTATATTATTTACTTTCCTCAGGCGACAGAAGATAAAATCCAAATTATTCAAAATCAGAAAGCCAAAGAAGAAGAACAGATCAGAAAGTTGGAGCGCATCACCGCAGACAAAATTCAGTTGGGCGAGCAGCAACCAGAGTCCGATCATTTCTTCGACAGCAAAGATTCTAACACCGGATATATGGAAGACCGCCATTTTCGCGAGGCAAAAAGCTGGTTTAGTTACCAGATGAAGAACAAAAATAAAAATGCAAAATACCTCTACATCACATATTTCGACACCAACAACAGAACGCTGAATGCCGAAATTAACGGATCGAAAGTTTACTCAAAAGACTTCGACGGAAAAATGGGGATTTCTCCACAATTTTTGTTGATCCCAATTCCGGATTCAGAAAAAAATAAAGAAATCCTGAACGTGAGATTCAGTTCAAAAGAAAAATCTCTGACGCCAAAAATTATCGAAATCCGCTTACTAACCAATGAACCACAATAG